The nucleotide sequence CACCGGCATCACCGCCAACGTCGAGACCCTGCGCGCGAGCGTCGAGAACTCGATCGGTCTCGCGACCGCCCTCAACCCGCACCTGGGCTACACCGCGGCCACGGCGATCGCCAAGGAGGCGCTGGCCACCGGCCGCTCGGTCGCGGAACTCACCCTCGAGAAGGGGCTGCTCCCGCCCGATCGGCTCGCCGAGCTCCTCACCACCGAGTACCTGACGGGTACGACGGGCGGCGTGCTGGAGGTCTGAGCCCGGTCTCGGGCGGTCAGGCCTTGAGGATCCCGAAGTTGAAGTCCCCGGTGCCCAGGGTGCCCATCAGGCGCAGCCAGAGCGGCAGGAGGAGTTCGGTGCCCCGGGCGCCCGACAGGTCGCCGAGGTCGACGATCCGGGCGGCCGGCCAGCCGAAGGAGGCCAGCAGCTCGGTGACCGTCAGCTTGGCCTCCTCGTCGTCCCCGCAGACGAAGACGACGTGGTCACCGGGGACCCGGGCGGGCTCCACCATCACCGTGTTCGTCATGGTGTTGAGGGTCTTCACGACGCGCGCCTCGGGAAAGGTGCGCTGGATCTGCTCGGCCAGGCTGCCGCCGTCCGGGGTCTGCACCGCGGGAGGGAAGCCGGCCGAGAAGTCCAGCGGGTTGGACACGTCGACGACGACCTTGCCCGCCAGGTTCTCCGCACCCGCCGCCTCCAGGGCGGCCAGCGACACCAGGCCGCCGGTGGCGTTGACCACCAGCTCGGCCCCGGCGGCCGCCGCGGCGAACGTGCCGTGCGCCGCGTCGTGTTCCGCGGCCCAGGCCGTCGCGCCGGCGTGGTCGGCGGACCTGGAGCCGAGCGTCACCTCGTGGCCGAGCGCGACCAGCTTGCTCGCGAGCTGCCGGCCCACATCACCGGTGCCGAGTACG is from Streptomyces showdoensis and encodes:
- a CDS encoding NADPH-dependent F420 reductase, which translates into the protein MKIAVLGTGDVGRQLASKLVALGHEVTLGSRSADHAGATAWAAEHDAAHGTFAAAAAGAELVVNATGGLVSLAALEAAGAENLAGKVVVDVSNPLDFSAGFPPAVQTPDGGSLAEQIQRTFPEARVVKTLNTMTNTVMVEPARVPGDHVVFVCGDDEEAKLTVTELLASFGWPAARIVDLGDLSGARGTELLLPLWLRLMGTLGTGDFNFGILKA